From the genome of Pseudanabaena sp. FACHB-2040, one region includes:
- the purE gene encoding 5-(carboxyamino)imidazole ribonucleotide mutase has translation MQSPEIGIIMGSDSDLPTMQAAIEVCEQFHIAHEVAIVSAHRTPEHMVDYAKQAHLRGLKVIIAGAGGAAHLPGMVASLTPLPVIGVPVQSRTLQGIDSLYSIVQMPAGIPVATVAIGNAKNAGLLAVQILASHRPDLLAAVSQYRADLEASVRAKQAQLETVGYRQYLKNLM, from the coding sequence ATGCAGTCCCCGGAGATTGGCATCATTATGGGCAGCGACTCAGACTTGCCCACCATGCAAGCGGCCATTGAAGTATGCGAGCAGTTTCATATTGCCCATGAGGTCGCCATCGTCTCAGCTCACCGGACTCCGGAGCACATGGTGGACTACGCCAAGCAGGCCCATCTTCGAGGGCTGAAGGTAATCATTGCCGGGGCCGGAGGAGCAGCGCACTTGCCGGGCATGGTAGCTTCACTCACGCCGCTGCCGGTGATCGGGGTGCCGGTGCAGAGCCGCACACTACAGGGCATAGACTCGCTCTATTCGATTGTGCAAATGCCTGCAGGAATTCCGGTGGCTACGGTTGCAATTGGCAATGCTAAGAATGCTGGGCTTCTAGCTGTGCAGATCTTGGCCAGCCATCGACCAGACTTGCTAGCAGCCGTTTCTCAATATCGAGCGGATCTAGAAGCCTCAGTCAGAGCCAAGCAGGCTCAGCTAGAAACTGTAGGGTATCGACAGTACCTAAAGAACTTAATGTAA
- the bchM gene encoding magnesium protoporphyrin IX methyltransferase, protein MNSVDDKTVVREYFNAKGFDRWRRIYGDGEVNKVQLDIRTGHQKTVDTLMSWLRADGNLNGLTLCDAGCGVGSLSIPLAAEGAKVYASDISEKMVGEARERAEAELSADQVPAFEVKDLEDLSGRYHTVVCLDVLIHYPQDKAAAMVAHLSSLAESRLILSFAPKTLYYSALKKVGDFFPGPSKATRAYLHREADVVKALEANGWRIERRAMNKTQFYFSRLLEAVR, encoded by the coding sequence ATGAACTCAGTTGATGATAAAACCGTTGTTCGCGAGTACTTCAATGCCAAGGGGTTCGACCGCTGGCGGCGAATTTATGGCGATGGCGAGGTTAACAAGGTTCAGCTTGATATTCGCACTGGACACCAAAAAACCGTTGACACCCTGATGTCTTGGTTGAGGGCAGACGGCAACTTAAACGGCTTGACTCTCTGCGATGCTGGCTGTGGTGTGGGTAGCCTCTCTATTCCCCTGGCGGCTGAGGGTGCAAAGGTCTACGCTAGCGATATCTCTGAAAAAATGGTGGGCGAGGCCCGAGAGCGGGCTGAAGCCGAGCTAAGTGCAGACCAAGTGCCGGCCTTTGAGGTGAAGGATTTGGAAGACCTCAGCGGGCGCTATCACACGGTAGTTTGCCTGGATGTGCTGATTCACTATCCTCAAGATAAGGCGGCGGCAATGGTGGCTCACCTCAGTTCTCTGGCTGAGTCGCGCCTGATTCTCAGCTTTGCGCCGAAGACTCTCTACTACAGCGCGTTGAAAAAGGTGGGCGATTTTTTCCCCGGCCCTAGTAAAGCAACCCGCGCTTACCTGCACCGTGAGGCGGATGTGGTAAAGGCGCTAGAGGCCAACGGCTGGCGAATTGAGCGCCGGGCGATGAACAAAACTCAGTTCTATTTCTCCCGATTGCTAGAAGCCGTTCGTTGA
- a CDS encoding DUF423 domain-containing protein codes for MFRVFLAIASLLGGLGVAAGAFASHALRDQLTERMLAVFETGVRYQMYHALALGGVALLLARSEVGSGWLTAAGWAFIAGVMIFSGSLYALSLSSVKWLGAVTPLGGVALIAGWGCLAIAALVGK; via the coding sequence TTGTTTCGAGTATTTCTTGCGATCGCATCTCTCCTAGGCGGCCTAGGCGTTGCCGCTGGAGCCTTTGCCTCCCATGCCTTACGCGATCAGCTTACAGAGAGAATGCTGGCCGTTTTTGAGACTGGGGTGCGCTATCAGATGTACCACGCGCTGGCCCTGGGTGGTGTGGCGCTGCTGTTGGCGCGATCTGAGGTGGGCAGCGGCTGGCTCACGGCAGCGGGATGGGCGTTTATTGCCGGGGTGATGATTTTCTCGGGCAGCCTGTATGCACTGAGCCTATCGAGCGTGAAATGGCTGGGCGCAGTTACGCCGCTGGGTGGGGTAGCGCTGATAGCGGGGTGGGGTTGCCTTGCGATCGCAGCGCTGGTTGGTAAATAG
- the egtC gene encoding ergothioneine biosynthesis protein EgtC: MCRLLAYLGPPIQLDKILFEPSHSLIAQSYQPREMEVALLNADGFGLSWYHATQQTEPFIYRNTQPIWNDINLPQICRYVESGCVLAHVRSATPGLAVDLHNCQPFRDGALTFIHNGFIENFRYTLYRSIRERLCDRAYHVIHGLTDSEHIFALLLHELETHPDLSLAQGLAKTLQILAALAQRQRVRVAANIILSDGQQLIAARFDTAGADPSLYWLQDHPSFPGAVLIASEPLFEANWVTCPPASLVLVEPTCEIQTYPLPFSDPDSSLAVPLAS, from the coding sequence ATGTGTCGTTTACTGGCCTATCTCGGTCCCCCTATTCAGCTAGATAAAATCTTGTTCGAGCCATCCCATTCGCTGATCGCCCAGAGCTATCAGCCGCGTGAGATGGAGGTTGCCCTGCTCAATGCCGACGGCTTTGGCCTGAGCTGGTACCACGCCACCCAACAGACCGAGCCTTTTATCTACCGCAACACTCAGCCCATTTGGAATGACATCAACCTGCCCCAAATCTGCCGCTATGTTGAGTCTGGCTGTGTTTTGGCCCACGTTCGCAGCGCTACGCCTGGGCTGGCTGTGGACCTGCACAACTGCCAGCCCTTTCGAGACGGGGCGTTGACCTTCATTCACAACGGCTTTATCGAAAATTTCCGCTACACCCTGTATCGGTCTATTCGAGAACGGCTTTGCGATCGCGCCTACCACGTCATTCACGGCCTGACAGATTCAGAACACATCTTTGCCCTGCTGCTCCACGAACTCGAAACTCACCCCGATCTCTCCCTGGCCCAGGGGCTAGCAAAAACGCTGCAGATTCTGGCAGCGCTAGCCCAACGGCAGCGGGTACGAGTCGCCGCCAATATCATTTTGAGTGACGGCCAACAGCTGATTGCGGCTCGTTTTGACACGGCTGGGGCCGATCCCTCTTTGTACTGGTTGCAAGACCACCCCTCGTTTCCTGGTGCCGTGTTAATTGCCTCAGAACCGCTGTTTGAAGCCAATTGGGTGACCTGTCCGCCAGCCTCGCTTGTCCTCGTTGAGCCTACCTGTGAGATTCAAACCTATCCCCTCCCCT